One bacterium genomic region harbors:
- a CDS encoding mechanosensitive ion channel family protein, whose amino-acid sequence YYVKNNDYNKYMDIQQTINLTLKEEFEKRRIEFAYPTQTVYVNKEAN is encoded by the coding sequence TTTATTACGTTAAAAACAATGACTATAATAAATATATGGATATCCAGCAGACAATTAACCTTACGCTGAAAGAAGAATTCGAAAAGCGCAGAATCGAGTTCGCTTACCCAACGCAGACGGTATACGTGAATAAGGAAGCGAATTAA